One Nonomuraea angiospora DNA segment encodes these proteins:
- the rhaI gene encoding L-rhamnose isomerase, whose translation MTDIKAALRAQHIETPSWAYGNSGTRFKVFAQKGVPRDPYEKLADAAQVHAYTGIAPTVALHIPWDKVDDYADLARHARELGVGIGAINSNVFQDDDYMLGSVTNPDARVRRKATDHLLECVDIMDATGSDTLKLWFSDGINYPGQDDIRARQDRLAESLAEVYDRLGEGQRFLLEYKLFEPAFYATDVPDWGTAYAHCVKLGPKAQVVVDTGHHAPGTNIEFIVAFLLREGKLGGFDFNSRFYADDDLMVGAADPFQLFRIMFEVVRGGGLDPEAGVAFMLDQCHNIEPKIPGQIRSVMNVQEATAKALLVDREALAAAQSEGDVLGANAVFMDAYNTDVRPLLAELREESGLAPDPMTAYAKSGYFEKIAAERVGGNQAGWGA comes from the coding sequence ATGACTGACATCAAGGCCGCGCTGCGGGCGCAGCACATCGAGACGCCGTCCTGGGCCTACGGCAACAGCGGCACGCGGTTCAAGGTGTTCGCGCAGAAGGGGGTGCCGCGCGACCCGTACGAGAAGCTCGCCGACGCCGCCCAGGTGCACGCCTACACCGGGATCGCCCCCACGGTCGCCCTGCACATCCCGTGGGACAAGGTGGACGACTACGCCGACCTGGCCAGGCACGCCCGCGAGCTGGGTGTGGGCATCGGAGCCATCAACTCCAACGTCTTCCAGGACGACGACTACATGCTGGGCAGCGTCACCAACCCGGACGCGCGGGTGCGCCGCAAGGCCACCGACCACCTGCTCGAGTGCGTGGACATCATGGACGCCACCGGTTCCGACACGCTCAAGCTGTGGTTCTCTGACGGCATCAACTACCCGGGCCAGGACGACATCAGGGCCCGCCAGGACCGGCTGGCCGAGTCGCTGGCCGAGGTGTACGACCGGCTCGGCGAGGGCCAGCGCTTCCTGCTGGAGTACAAGCTCTTCGAGCCCGCCTTCTACGCCACCGACGTGCCCGACTGGGGCACCGCGTACGCCCACTGCGTCAAGCTCGGCCCCAAGGCGCAGGTCGTGGTGGACACCGGCCACCACGCGCCGGGCACCAACATCGAGTTCATCGTCGCCTTCCTCCTCCGCGAGGGAAAGCTCGGCGGCTTCGACTTCAACTCGCGCTTCTACGCCGACGACGACCTGATGGTGGGGGCGGCGGACCCGTTCCAGCTGTTCCGCATCATGTTCGAGGTGGTCCGCGGCGGCGGGCTCGACCCTGAGGCCGGCGTGGCATTCATGCTCGACCAGTGCCACAACATCGAGCCCAAGATCCCGGGCCAGATCCGCTCGGTCATGAACGTCCAGGAGGCCACCGCCAAGGCGCTGCTGGTGGACCGGGAGGCGCTGGCCGCCGCCCAGTCCGAGGGCGACGTGCTGGGCGCGAACGCCGTGTTCATGGACGCCTACAACACCGACGTGCGGCCGCTGCTCGCCGAGCTGCGGGAGGAGTCGGGGCTGGCGCCCGACCCGATGACCGCGTACGCCAAGTCCGGATATTTCGAGAAAATTGCCGCCGAGCGTGTCGGCGGCAACCAGGCCGGCTGGGGGGCCTGA
- a CDS encoding L-rhamnose mutarotase, whose amino-acid sequence MQRVCFLLKVRPERLAEYRERHRDVWPDMREALARTGWHNYSLFLKDDGLLVGYLETEDFEAARKAMAETEVNARWQAEMAPFFESLDGRPDEGMHPLDEVFHLD is encoded by the coding sequence GTGCAACGCGTCTGCTTCCTGCTGAAAGTCCGCCCAGAGCGGCTGGCGGAGTACCGCGAACGCCACCGAGACGTCTGGCCGGACATGCGAGAGGCGCTCGCGCGCACCGGCTGGCACAACTACTCGCTCTTCCTCAAAGACGACGGCCTCCTCGTGGGCTACCTGGAGACCGAGGACTTCGAGGCAGCCAGGAAGGCCATGGCCGAGACCGAGGTCAACGCCCGCTGGCAGGCCGAGATGGCGCCGTTCTTCGAGAGCCTCGACGGGCGGCCCGACGAGGGCATGCACCCGCTGGACGAAGTGTTCCACCTGGATTGA